The following are from one region of the Paenibacillus sp. JZ16 genome:
- a CDS encoding transporter substrate-binding domain-containing protein has translation MKKRLTRTFKWSAALLALVIMLVASGCGGSGNTDTLEAIKKRGKLVAGVKYDTKLFGLQDPASGNVEGFDIDIAKALAKKILGDETKVELKEVTSKTRIDMLKNGDIDIIIATMTITEERKEQVDFSDVYFEAGQSLLVKKGSPITGLESLNKDTKVLTVKGSTSAQNIREKAPDAVILEFENYQDAFTALKAGQGDALTTDNSILLGMQQQDPSFELVGGNFTDEPYGMAIKKGNPEFVKTVNELLKELKDSGEYDKLYEQWMGVKPE, from the coding sequence ATGAAGAAAAGATTGACGAGGACCTTCAAGTGGAGCGCGGCCCTGCTAGCTTTAGTCATCATGCTGGTCGCATCCGGATGCGGAGGTTCCGGGAATACGGACACCCTCGAGGCGATCAAGAAACGGGGCAAGCTTGTAGCCGGGGTGAAATATGATACGAAGCTGTTTGGGCTGCAGGACCCTGCCTCCGGCAATGTGGAGGGCTTTGATATCGACATCGCCAAAGCGCTGGCCAAAAAAATTCTCGGTGACGAGACCAAAGTCGAGCTGAAGGAGGTTACCTCCAAAACCCGGATCGACATGCTGAAGAACGGGGACATTGACATCATTATCGCCACGATGACTATAACGGAGGAGCGCAAGGAGCAGGTGGACTTCAGCGATGTGTATTTTGAAGCCGGCCAATCGCTGCTCGTGAAGAAGGGAAGCCCGATCACGGGTCTGGAAAGCCTGAACAAGGATACGAAGGTGCTTACCGTAAAGGGCTCTACCTCTGCGCAAAATATCCGCGAGAAAGCGCCCGACGCGGTCATTCTCGAATTCGAGAACTATCAGGACGCCTTCACCGCCCTCAAAGCGGGACAGGGCGATGCCCTGACCACCGACAATTCCATCCTCCTCGGCATGCAGCAGCAGGACCCCAGCTTTGAGCTGGTCGGCGGCAACTTTACGGATGAACCCTACGGCATGGCCATCAAAAAAGGGAATCCGGAGTTCGTGAAAACCGTCAACGAGCTGTTGAAGGAGCTGAAGGATAGCGGCGAATACGACAAACTGTATGAGCAATGGATGGGCGTAAAACCGGAATAA
- a CDS encoding LamG-like jellyroll fold domain-containing protein, with amino-acid sequence MHKSMLSKTAAAGIAAVLMVGGLGASGQGPAASGPEVYAQEAQETQVKKGEKAPIFREASVHDPSVIKTGDIYYVFGSHLAAAKSKDLMSWNMVASGVSNGNPLIPNVTEELKETLEWAQSDTLWAADVIQLADGKFYMYYNACKGDSPRSAMGIAVADQIEGPYKDTGIILKSGMWDEISEDGTVYDATKHPNVVDPDVFFDKNGKLWMVYGSYSGGIFIMELDPKTGKPLPGQGYGKKLLGGNHSRIEGPYMLYNPTTDYYYLYLSYGGLDAVGGYNMRVVRSKNPDGPFYDAEGNDMREVKADPSLPIFDDRSIEPYGVKLMGNYLFKRLIGDPGTGIGTGAVSPGHNSVYYDEQSGRTFLIFHSRFPQRGEEHEIRVHELYMNQDGWPVAAPYRYAGEEAKEAKKITPNDAAGDYKLIQHGKDISSVIKESMPIELHKNGKVTGGASGTWKISGKRDVLLTLDGESYKGVLTLQWDPEGKRQAMTFTALSADGTAVWGARQLDRSDKELVDAVQKDLSLGDVSGVFYDLDLPSEGSGGAVIRWSSSHSQVVSAEGKVHRPAAGAGDAKVTLTAQITKGKAKTSKTFDVTVLQQSAGPLLLNYPFSENEGGSVLDNSDNGFHGKVLGGVQWNEKSRQGGGMDFGGSDGYIELPNRVADTEDFTFAAWVYWKGGAPWQRVLDVGNGLARHMFLTPSQHSGVLQFTLHGSMGDQSLLSKAPLPSNEWTHVAVTLQGDAGKLYVNGQVVASGDHMKLNPNELLATEAYLGKSRFAADPYFNGSLDEVRIYNVALTDSEIKKLAE; translated from the coding sequence ATGCACAAGAGCATGCTGAGTAAGACGGCTGCGGCAGGGATAGCCGCAGTTTTAATGGTGGGAGGTTTAGGCGCTTCAGGCCAAGGACCTGCAGCGAGCGGTCCTGAGGTATACGCGCAGGAGGCGCAGGAGACGCAGGTGAAGAAGGGAGAGAAAGCGCCTATATTCCGAGAGGCATCCGTCCATGATCCGTCCGTCATCAAGACAGGGGATATATACTATGTGTTCGGTTCTCATCTGGCCGCCGCAAAATCGAAGGATTTGATGAGCTGGAACATGGTGGCGTCGGGGGTCTCGAATGGCAACCCGCTGATTCCGAACGTGACGGAGGAATTGAAAGAAACGCTGGAATGGGCACAGAGCGATACCTTGTGGGCAGCGGATGTGATTCAGCTTGCCGACGGCAAATTCTATATGTACTACAATGCTTGCAAAGGGGATTCCCCCCGCTCGGCTATGGGCATCGCTGTAGCCGATCAGATCGAAGGCCCGTATAAGGACACCGGCATTATTCTGAAATCCGGCATGTGGGACGAGATCAGTGAGGATGGAACCGTCTATGATGCAACGAAGCACCCGAATGTGGTGGATCCGGATGTGTTCTTTGATAAGAACGGCAAGCTGTGGATGGTATACGGCTCCTATTCCGGCGGGATTTTTATAATGGAGCTGGATCCTAAGACCGGAAAACCGCTGCCTGGACAGGGATACGGCAAGAAGCTGCTCGGCGGCAACCACAGCCGGATTGAAGGGCCGTACATGCTCTACAACCCGACCACGGACTATTACTACCTGTATTTGTCCTACGGGGGATTGGATGCGGTTGGCGGCTACAATATGCGGGTCGTCCGCTCCAAAAATCCGGATGGTCCTTTTTACGATGCGGAGGGCAACGATATGAGAGAGGTGAAGGCCGATCCTTCCCTTCCGATTTTTGATGACCGATCGATTGAGCCGTATGGCGTGAAACTGATGGGCAACTACTTGTTCAAGCGCTTGATCGGCGATCCGGGAACGGGGATCGGCACCGGGGCTGTATCGCCGGGCCATAACTCCGTCTATTATGATGAACAGAGCGGAAGAACATTCCTAATCTTTCACAGCCGCTTTCCGCAGCGGGGAGAAGAGCATGAAATCCGGGTGCATGAATTGTATATGAACCAGGACGGCTGGCCGGTAGCGGCTCCATACCGCTATGCGGGTGAAGAAGCCAAAGAAGCCAAGAAAATTACGCCGAATGATGCAGCCGGAGACTACAAGCTGATTCAACATGGGAAAGATATTTCGTCCGTTATTAAAGAATCGATGCCGATTGAGCTTCATAAGAACGGTAAAGTGACGGGCGGAGCATCCGGGACATGGAAGATCAGCGGCAAGCGGGATGTGCTGCTTACTCTGGATGGAGAGAGTTATAAAGGCGTACTGACTCTGCAGTGGGACCCGGAAGGGAAGCGGCAGGCGATGACCTTTACGGCTCTCTCGGCCGATGGCACAGCTGTGTGGGGCGCACGTCAGCTTGATCGAAGCGACAAGGAACTCGTGGATGCCGTGCAGAAGGACCTGTCTCTCGGGGATGTGAGCGGGGTTTTCTACGATCTTGATCTGCCGTCAGAGGGTTCCGGCGGTGCGGTTATTCGCTGGAGTTCCTCTCATTCCCAGGTCGTATCAGCGGAAGGGAAGGTCCATCGTCCTGCTGCCGGGGCCGGGGACGCGAAGGTTACGCTGACCGCTCAGATTACGAAAGGCAAAGCGAAGACTTCCAAGACCTTTGACGTGACCGTGTTGCAGCAGTCAGCAGGGCCGCTGCTGCTGAATTATCCATTCAGTGAGAATGAGGGCGGCTCGGTATTAGACAACTCGGATAATGGATTTCATGGCAAGGTCCTTGGAGGAGTCCAGTGGAATGAGAAGAGCCGGCAGGGAGGCGGAATGGACTTTGGCGGCTCGGACGGCTATATTGAACTGCCGAATCGGGTTGCGGATACAGAGGACTTTACCTTTGCTGCTTGGGTATATTGGAAGGGTGGAGCACCGTGGCAGAGAGTGCTGGACGTAGGGAACGGACTTGCCAGGCATATGTTTCTGACACCATCCCAACATTCGGGCGTTCTTCAATTCACGCTTCATGGCAGCATGGGAGATCAGAGCCTCCTGTCAAAGGCACCACTGCCGAGCAATGAATGGACGCACGTTGCGGTCACGCTGCAAGGGGATGCCGGTAAGCTGTACGTGAACGGTCAAGTCGTAGCATCCGGTGATCATATGAAGCTGAATCCGAATGAACTGCTGGCAACGGAAGCTTATTTAGGTAAAAGCCGTTTTGCGGCCGACCCTTATTTTAACGGGAGCTTGGATGAGGTGCGGATTTACAACGTGGCGCTAACCGACAGCGAAATCAAGAAGCTGGCGGAATGA
- a CDS encoding DoxX family protein yields the protein MAIDIGLLLLRLVVGLSFMAHGAQKLFGWFGGYGPKGTGGWMESVGIKPGVTIAVLSGLMELVGGLLFAAGFLTVLGAALITLTMLGAIVKVHGRNGYWSTANGYEYNLLLIAVAVALVFTGAGAYSLDAVIFN from the coding sequence ATGGCTATAGATATTGGATTGTTGTTACTTCGTTTGGTGGTTGGTTTGTCGTTCATGGCGCACGGCGCGCAGAAGCTGTTTGGATGGTTTGGCGGTTACGGCCCCAAAGGGACCGGCGGCTGGATGGAATCGGTTGGCATTAAGCCTGGTGTCACAATTGCGGTGTTGTCAGGACTGATGGAGCTGGTTGGCGGGCTGTTGTTCGCGGCTGGATTTCTCACGGTGCTCGGTGCAGCGCTCATCACGCTGACGATGCTGGGTGCAATCGTGAAGGTGCATGGCCGAAACGGGTATTGGTCTACAGCGAATGGGTACGAGTATAATCTGCTGTTGATCGCAGTCGCAGTTGCACTGGTATTCACGGGTGCGGGTGCATATTCACTGGATGCGGTAATCTTTAACTAA
- a CDS encoding amino acid ABC transporter permease encodes MDFIGAYSWPNLRYLLQGFWITVQVAGLSIVFSFIIGTVLGTVRYTKTPFLSRTTAIFVDIIRNLPLLLIIFFIGMVLPQTGIRIPTFWAAVVGLSIFEGAMIAEIVRSGLVSVDKGQIEAARASGLSYMQTLRHVILPLALRRMSPPMVSQFISLIKDTSLAVIISLPELMRNVQILSGSSYDYVIPALVFASLLYFTLNYLLSVIARRLEARQI; translated from the coding sequence ATGGATTTTATCGGTGCGTACTCCTGGCCGAATCTGCGATATCTCCTTCAAGGCTTTTGGATCACGGTGCAGGTTGCCGGCTTATCCATTGTATTCAGCTTCATCATTGGAACCGTGCTCGGGACCGTGAGATATACGAAAACACCCTTCCTGTCGAGGACAACGGCCATATTCGTGGATATAATCCGCAATCTGCCGCTCTTGCTGATCATTTTCTTCATCGGCATGGTTCTGCCGCAGACCGGGATTCGAATCCCCACCTTCTGGGCGGCCGTCGTCGGCCTGAGCATCTTTGAAGGAGCCATGATCGCCGAAATTGTCCGCAGCGGCCTCGTATCGGTGGATAAAGGCCAGATTGAAGCGGCCCGGGCCTCGGGTCTCTCTTATATGCAGACATTGCGGCACGTGATTCTCCCGCTGGCGCTGCGCCGAATGTCCCCGCCCATGGTGAGCCAGTTCATCTCGCTCATTAAAGACACATCGCTCGCCGTAATCATTTCACTGCCTGAGCTGATGCGCAATGTGCAGATTCTTAGCGGTTCCAGCTATGACTATGTAATACCCGCCCTTGTTTTTGCGTCCTTGCTGTACTTCACGCTGAATTATCTTCTGTCCGTCATCGCCAGACGGCTGGAAGCAAGACAGATCTAA
- a CDS encoding DUF6376 family protein, with translation MIKRLMLISLVLGVLSGCSLVDSVNNSLDYTKEATTFINETTQFAESIPELAQQAATNTDAKETLTQELEAMKTRISEFNGIDAPAFAQSIHEQLVGLNDTLLTDINGYMDQIQNGVTDFQNSNIVQTITKINETMDMLQNLQP, from the coding sequence ATGATCAAAAGATTAATGTTGATTTCACTTGTTCTGGGAGTTCTCTCCGGCTGTTCCTTGGTGGACAGCGTGAACAATTCCTTGGATTATACGAAGGAAGCCACCACTTTTATAAATGAAACAACCCAATTTGCCGAGTCCATTCCGGAGCTTGCCCAGCAGGCCGCCACGAATACAGATGCCAAGGAAACGCTGACCCAAGAGCTCGAGGCGATGAAAACCCGGATTTCGGAGTTTAATGGCATTGATGCCCCTGCCTTTGCGCAGTCCATCCATGAACAGCTGGTCGGTTTAAACGACACGCTGCTGACCGACATCAACGGCTACATGGATCAAATCCAGAACGGAGTGACCGACTTCCAGAATTCCAACATCGTTCAAACCATCACTAAAATTAACGAAACGATGGATATGCTCCAAAATCTTCAGCCGTAA
- a CDS encoding amino acid ABC transporter permease codes for MTLWDFNILVQHWDQFMAGLGQTILASLLGLIGSLVLGTLIAILRIAPFRILKAIGAIYVEFIRNIPLLVVVFFFFLGLPSLGIPVDPFTSGTLGLMVYTAAFIAEAIRAGIQAVPSGQSEAARSSGLSYIQNMRYIILPQAIKIVLPAIGNQLINLVKNSSVLGVIAGLDLMYYADLINLSTFKGIPVYTFVALFYLLLTIPLSLAVHYMERRFARSN; via the coding sequence TTGACCTTGTGGGATTTTAACATTCTGGTTCAGCATTGGGATCAATTCATGGCTGGCCTGGGCCAGACCATTCTCGCCAGCCTGCTTGGGCTGATCGGCAGCCTGGTGCTGGGCACCTTGATCGCTATCCTGCGGATTGCCCCATTCCGCATATTGAAAGCCATCGGCGCCATCTATGTTGAGTTTATCCGCAACATTCCGCTCTTGGTGGTTGTCTTTTTCTTTTTCCTGGGCCTGCCCTCTCTCGGCATACCGGTTGACCCGTTTACTTCGGGTACGCTTGGGCTGATGGTGTATACGGCCGCCTTCATTGCCGAAGCCATTCGGGCGGGGATCCAGGCGGTACCCTCCGGACAGTCGGAGGCGGCTCGCTCCTCCGGGCTGAGTTATATCCAGAATATGCGCTACATCATTCTTCCGCAGGCGATCAAAATCGTACTGCCGGCGATCGGCAACCAATTGATCAATCTGGTCAAAAACTCCTCGGTCCTCGGCGTTATCGCCGGACTGGACCTGATGTATTATGCCGATCTGATTAACCTGAGCACCTTTAAAGGCATTCCCGTCTATACGTTTGTGGCCCTGTTCTACCTGCTCCTGACCATACCGCTCAGCCTGGCCGTCCATTACATGGAGCGCCGCTTTGCGAGAAGCAATTGA
- a CDS encoding glycosyl hydrolase family 8 codes for MKVFRNSIIRKSAVLFCAVLLILPAGLSLAANKPFPQHTSYTSGSIKPNNVTQSAMDNAVKSKWNSWKGSFLKPAATGQYYVKYNSAGETVSEAHGYGMLFTVLMAGYDSNAQSYFDGLYRYYKAHPSNNNPYLMAWKQNSSFQNIGGANSATDGDMDIAYALLLADKQWGSSGAINYLQAAKDMINAIMSNDVNQSQWTLRLGDWATSGIFDTATRPSDFMLNHMKAFRAATGDARWDNVINKTYTIINSIYNGYSSNTGLLPDFVVMSDSNYQPAEAGFLEGANDGKYYYNSSRTPWRITTDYLMTGDTRALNQLNKMNTFIKSATSSSPANIKAGYNLNGSALVTYNSGAFYAPFGVSAMTSSSHQSWLNSVWSYTANASAEGYYEESIKLFSMIVMSGNWWTY; via the coding sequence ATGAAAGTATTCCGAAATTCGATCATCCGTAAGTCTGCTGTGTTGTTCTGCGCTGTTCTACTGATCTTGCCAGCCGGATTGTCTCTGGCGGCCAACAAGCCGTTTCCCCAGCATACGTCGTATACAAGCGGTTCGATTAAACCGAACAATGTGACGCAGTCAGCGATGGACAATGCGGTCAAGAGCAAATGGAACAGCTGGAAAGGGTCTTTCCTGAAGCCTGCAGCGACAGGGCAATATTACGTAAAATACAATTCGGCGGGCGAGACGGTGTCCGAGGCTCATGGCTACGGGATGCTCTTCACCGTTCTGATGGCGGGATACGATAGTAATGCCCAGTCGTATTTCGACGGACTTTATCGCTATTATAAAGCGCATCCGAGTAATAACAATCCGTATCTGATGGCTTGGAAGCAGAACAGCAGCTTTCAGAATATAGGGGGAGCCAATTCGGCAACGGACGGCGATATGGACATTGCCTACGCACTCCTGCTTGCGGACAAGCAGTGGGGAAGCAGCGGGGCGATCAATTACCTGCAGGCAGCAAAGGATATGATCAATGCCATCATGAGCAATGACGTTAATCAGTCGCAGTGGACGCTGCGCTTAGGCGATTGGGCAACAAGCGGCATCTTCGACACCGCTACGCGGCCATCGGATTTCATGCTGAACCATATGAAGGCATTCCGTGCGGCTACCGGCGATGCCCGCTGGGATAACGTCATTAATAAAACCTATACCATCATCAACTCCATCTATAACGGCTACAGCTCCAATACCGGCTTGCTTCCGGATTTCGTAGTCATGTCGGACAGCAATTATCAGCCTGCAGAAGCGGGATTCCTGGAGGGGGCAAATGACGGGAAGTATTATTATAATTCGTCCCGGACCCCTTGGCGGATTACGACCGACTATCTGATGACCGGCGATACGCGCGCGCTGAATCAATTGAACAAGATGAACACGTTCATTAAATCAGCCACAAGCAGCAGTCCTGCCAACATCAAGGCAGGGTATAACCTGAACGGCAGTGCACTGGTGACTTATAATAGTGGGGCGTTCTATGCTCCTTTTGGCGTAAGTGCGATGACTTCGTCCAGCCACCAGAGCTGGCTGAATTCGGTATGGAGTTACACGGCGAATGCATCCGCCGAGGGATATTATGAGGAAAGCATCAAGCTGTTCTCGATGATCGTCATGTCGGGTAACTGGTGGACATATTAA
- a CDS encoding nitroreductase family protein: MSDLTTLIKSRRSANRFMEGIEIPDQDLNDIFNEVKYAPSAFNLQHTHYVVVKLPDVKHKVYEAAHKQHKILTASAVIVVLGNRQAYREIGRMNEGFLNLGVIDKLEYDMTVESVTNFYEAGGESFMRDEAIRNASLSAMLMMMVAKDKGWDTCPMIGFDPEILQKELNIPDSYVPAMLIAIGKEDARKPRPRGYRKPVLEFVSYNRF; the protein is encoded by the coding sequence ATGAGTGATCTGACAACATTAATTAAGAGCCGGAGATCGGCCAATCGGTTTATGGAAGGGATCGAAATTCCGGATCAGGATTTGAATGATATATTTAATGAAGTTAAATATGCGCCTTCGGCTTTTAATTTGCAGCATACACACTATGTTGTAGTTAAGCTTCCCGATGTCAAGCACAAGGTTTACGAAGCCGCCCACAAGCAGCATAAGATACTCACCGCGTCGGCCGTCATCGTTGTGCTGGGGAACCGGCAGGCCTACCGGGAAATCGGGAGAATGAATGAGGGTTTCCTGAATTTGGGCGTGATCGACAAGCTCGAATATGACATGACGGTTGAATCCGTCACGAACTTTTATGAAGCGGGCGGAGAATCCTTCATGAGGGATGAAGCCATCCGCAATGCCAGCCTATCTGCGATGTTAATGATGATGGTGGCTAAAGACAAGGGGTGGGATACCTGCCCGATGATCGGTTTTGATCCCGAGATTCTGCAGAAGGAACTGAACATTCCGGATTCTTATGTGCCTGCCATGCTGATCGCGATTGGCAAGGAGGATGCAAGAAAGCCACGTCCCCGGGGCTATCGCAAGCCTGTATTGGAATTTGTAAGCTATAATCGATTTTAA